In the Sulfobacillus thermosulfidooxidans DSM 9293 genome, ACCATTGCTCGACCCGAACTCCTATCATCACTCATACCCCAGAAGTAATGGGTGCCATAAAGACAGCTACTGCAGTCGCCATCCACTGCGGATAAGGTAATTCCGCCACGGATTTTTGCAAAGAGATCCATCGGGAGGCAAGATTCCAAATCGCTATGGCTCAGCTAACCCAACGCCGAATTGGCGAAATCATGCGAGCAGTGTTCGATGTTTTGGCGGAAAATCCTGACGGATTGCCGGCACGCGAGGTCTTAGCGCAAGTCGAACAACGACTGCCGTTAACCGATTTTGAAAAAAGCACCTATCCAAAGCGACCTCATATACGACGATTCGAAAAAGTTGTCCGTTTTGCAACGATTGCCCCGGTTAAAGCAGGATGGCTTATTAAAGATAAAGGACAATGGATTCTCACCGATGCGGGTCGGTCGGCGTATCACAGATTCACAGATCCGGTCGCCTTAAAACGTGAAGCGAACCGCCTCTATAAACAATGGCATGCCACGTTAACGGGCGACGACAGTAACGGGGAATCGACAGAAACCGACCAAGATATGCCGGACCCCAGCAGTATTGTGGAAGAAGCCGAAGAAACGGCGTGGGCTCAAATTAAGGACTATCTCCGACATCTCAATCCCTTTGATTTTCAAAATCTGGTCGCAGCTTTATTACGTAGCATGGGATATTTCGTCGAGTGGATCGCTCCTCCTGGACCCGATGGCGGTATCGATATTGTCGCCCATACCGATCCCCTAGGAGCCAAGGGTCCTCGCATTCTCGTTCAGGTGAAGCATCGAGACAACAAGGCAACAGTCGAGGAACTACGATCATTTCTGGCCATTCTGGGGGACTCCGACGTCGGGCTGTTTGTATCAACTGAAGGATTCACCGCCGAGGCTGAAAAAGTGGGGCGGTCTCAAGAGCGTCGACGCATCATGCTTCTGAATCTCGAGCGGTTGTTTGATTTATGGGTGCAACACTACCCCGAAATCCCCGACACAGACCGAAAGCTATTGCCGTTGCGGCCCATTTACTATTTGGTCCCCTAATGGAATAGTGCTCTCGCCTGCATCTGAAAATAATAAAGAAGAGGTATGCTTGATTTACATGATATGGTTGTGGCTCAAAGCGAATACAACACCTATTGAAGCAGCTAGTGGAGTGTTCAGTGTAGCGGATGTAGTGACAATGGGTTTGTTGTCGTGGCGAGCTTCGAACCAGATGTCCAAGGAGATGGTCTCGCAACACCGCCTAGCAGTTGCACCGGTGAAATCGGTGAAATAGGGAAAACGCTATCAATTTGCGGATAGTAAAAATCAATGGCCGACAACCGAACAGAGCTATCGCCTGGAGATTGACGGCCACAATCGGAATCTCGTGGTGATCTGGACCCACGAGCCTTCGTCGTGTCCCATTATCGTAGAAGCAGAGTATTATGACCTCCTCGGAGAGCGCCACGAGGTACATAAAGTGAAAATCATTTTAGAACAGCTCACAACGAGGGTCATGTGACGTTAATCTAAATCTATCGAATGTCTAGGATTTACACAGTTTGATCTCTCGAATTCCAAACGACTTCCTTCGCGGTACGGAATAGCACAAAAAAAACAGGCCCGGAATCCAAGGGTTCCGGGCCTCATCGATGGCGTTCCCACTTTCGGTACGCCATCCAATCGCGATCTCTCCTGGTAGGATTATTATCAATTCAGAGGAAAGAATGTGTACAAAGAGTCACACCGATTCACCGGAATTCAAACAACAGATTGTTCAAGAAGCTCAAGACACGCAAAATGCGCCATGGGTCGCTCGTCGTCATCAGCTCAGTCCGTCCATGGTGCGTCGCTGGGTGCATGAGGCCGTCAAATCAGCGCACCATCCCCACCGGTTTAATCTCCAATATCTAGACAATAGTCCTGCTCGCATGACATTCCATATGTTTCACGCCGCCATCGCCACTCCCCCAGGATTAAGCGCGCGTCAGCCTCTCCACCATTTAAGAACTCGTGACCCACTCCGGCATCCAGACCACCACCCGGTACGTCGGCATGGGCGGGAAGAAATTGCGGTTGAAAAACTAATTTAACATCTATCCCTCGATATAAACTGCCAGTTATAAACAGAAGGACAGTCCCTTGGGTTATCCGATCCATGCTCGCGCTTGGTCCACGATGACTTGGACTGAGGACCCCACGAACATATTGACAGGCATAGTTTGTGCACCGATGCCTGATGAGAAAACGGACGGAACCTGACCGCAGAGGCCAACGAACGGTTCAGATTCGGAGTAGCTGAGAAAAAATAGCTGGCCCTTGGTATTCCTTAGCATTATGGTTCTGTCAAAATTAGGCATTTCCATAGGCTACACCTCCAAACCTAAGCCTAGCCACTGCTCGTCCCCTGCAAGGCTCTTTCGTGGGGAGGGCTAGTTTCTGGGATGGGTTATGAAGATGGTGATGCCGACCACGCAAATCCAGCATCTGGGAGCAACAAACCCGCAAAACGTGACACTGTGCGGATTTTCGGCGCAAAATAAAAATGGTGCGCCCGAAGGGACTCGAACCCCTGCTTCAGGCTCCGGAGGCCTGCGTGATATCCACTTCACCACGGGCGCAAACGCTCAATTATAATATCACGTTCAGGCCATCTTCGCAATATTTTGCCCGAGGGCCAGTGGGCGTAAAGCCCAATAAGCGGTTTCCATGCGCGGAATCTGAACATGATGTGTCCATGCCTGACGGGCAAGATAGCCTTGGAGATGTTCCACTTCTAGCGGATATCCCCGCTGAGAATCTTTAAACATCGACGAGGTCATGGATAAAGGAAGGCTTTGAATCCGGTTCCAAATGCGGCTATACACATGCTCCGGCAACGCCACGTTCAGGGACTTAGCAACGGTTATCGTCTCTTCAAGAGCATAGGATAACCAGGAAGCACTCTGTTCATCCGCTAAAATGTCTCCAATGCTACTTCGAAATACCGTGGTTGCGGCACTGAACACCACCAAAAAAATATATTTAATCCACATATCGGTCATAATACTTTGACTCTCGGTAAATTGCACGCCTTGACGTGCAAAAGCTTCTCGCAATGATCCCACTACCCCTGGTATCTTTCCGGAGACGGACCCCACGACCAATTCTTGCATTGGGCTCGTTTGTTCAACAACACCACTAGGGAGAAGTGTCGCCTCGGTATAGCATATACCACCTAAGACATGCTCTGGTCCGTAGCGAGTGAGTAACTCATCCATGTGGGCGACTCCATTTAAGAAGGGAATGATGACACTTCCTTGACTCACCAATTGGTCTAATGTATCCCACAGATTTGGCAGGTGATAGCTTTTCACCGTTAAAAACACGACATCGTAATGGGTCGTGGGTGAAATATGTTGCAAGATAGGCGGATTCAGACGAAAGTCCCCGTGGACACTGCGCACCACCAGTCCGTCGTTCTGAATTTGTTGATAGCGACCGGAACGCACTAAAAATGTGACCGGAACTCCCTCTTGAATAAGTTTTCCACCAAAATAAGTCCCCAATGCACCGGCTCCAATAATCAAAACGGTCATCATGTCACCACCCTGTGATTTTTTAACCGCTTTATTTACTATAACAAACGTTTCATGAAATCTTGCGAGATTTTCATGCCACATCGTGAAGGCTTCATCTCTAAACGATGCACCATGCTCTTCCGTAACATTTCCGGAATATTTACTTTTCATGATATATGGCGTTTAACCTCTCAAAGAATTAGGCAAAAAGCATTACAATAAGTATAGAGGGTTTATCAACAGCGCGTATTTATGGTGTATCCGCCAAATTCACTCATTAAAGCATCAAGATAATTGTCATGTCATGATTATCATGGTTCGTGCTAGAGAAGGCTATCACGCATGCGTGTTTCGGACTTTGGTATCCTGAACGTTCAGTATCATGCGGTGACACCCACGGTTATCCGGTGTTATCCGGTGTCATTGGTGTCAAAGGAGGTTTTTATGTGAGTTCAGCTGTAACGATGTATCAACAATCACTAGAAGATGTTTTGATTTTTCTTTTGTTCGGGATCGGTGCGAAAGTCATCATTTTATTGGTCATTCGCACTCATCCCCCTAAAGTCCCCAAAGGCCGCATCATTCTTTGGTATGGGTTAGGAGCCTATTGGGCGATTAGCTCATTAATCCAAATGTGGCCAACTATGGCGGTAGCATCAGCCCAGTCTCTTCAAACTCACCCTTTATTACATGCTCTTGCACCATTTTGGGGCAATCACCCGGTGGCTAACACGCTGTGGAGTATCGTCATCCAAATGGTCTTAGGAATCGTTTTACTCACCGAAAGAGAAAATATCACGGGTCGGATTGCCCTCATTCTTTCTGCAATCTGGTCATTTTTCTTATGGATTGCCGGGGAGAATTGGGGAGGTTTGACCCACACTTCGGCTTCCTTGGTGATGGGCAGTCCCGGGGCAGGATTTTTTGCGCTGTTAGCGTCACTCGCCCTCTTAGCACCGGTGTCCTTATGGACGAATGCCAAAGTGCCTCAATGGATTTTTAAACTGCTCGTGGTCGTCTGGGGATTAGGAACAATTTGGCAAGTTATCCATTTCAGTTCGGCCACCGCATGGCAACCCGTATGGATTCCGCAAGTCGATGGGGCCGAGCCACACTGGGTCATAGCGTTACGACATGGAGAACAAGTTCTCTTAGAACATAACGCTCTAGTCATCAACCTCGTCCTCGTCGCGCTCATGATCTTGATGGAAGTACTCTTCATCATCCCATCACCGAAAGCACTATTTTGGACCGTATTGGCCATCAATCTCGCCGCTTTTTGGTGGCTTGGACAAGGATTTGGGTTCCGCCCTGCCTACGGTGCCAATTTAAATACGGCACCACTCTTATTACTTCTTATTCTTTCCACCAAAGCGTACTGGCGAAAAGTTGAGGGACAAAAACAAATGTCGTCACGGTTGTCCGCTTAACGCCCCATCATCTCAATATCTCATCTCCGCCCTAAAATCTACCAAGGGGCGGAGATTTTCTTCGTAACCACTTTGTTCATCCAAAACGACATGGAATCATGAACATCGTCATCAAAAGTATGCAAGTAATCTATATCATGTTTTCAGCGCTAACACTTTGTGCCGATTACAACTTACCCGTCATCAACAAAAATCCTAAAATAACAAAAGCCGCTCCAGCCCCGAAATGAATATATTGAGCTGGGATCAATTTCGTTACGGCTTCCCCAAAAATGACACCCAATAAGGCACTAAACGATAAAGCCAGAGCGGCGCCAATAAATACGGATAATGCGGAATTGCTTTGAGCTGACAGGGTCATCACACTCAGTTGTGTTTTATCCCCTAATTCGGCAAAGAAAATTAATCCAAAGGTTGACAACATCACTTTCCAATCCACCCAAATCCCTCCCCGCTTGAGCTTGTGCTTCGTCCTCCCCATCTCTTAGGATACCTATGACAGGTAGCACCATTTCATGAACGAAAAGGGGATGGGTTATGGCATTTCTCTTTGCATGCTGGCTTATTGTGTAAGGTCCTCCGGGTGCTGAATGATGCTATAATGACGCTTTAAGCGGTTCACGAATTTTGGGAGGCAAAGACATGTGGGACATCCTCAATATCTTGGGCACCATGGCATTTGCCATATCGGGGGCTCTTGTTGCCATTGAAGAAAACTATGATATTTTTGGGATTTTTGTCTTAAGCTTTATTACCGCTTTCGGCGGCGGAGCTATCCGGAACCTCTTGATTGGCCTTCCTCTCCAACTATTGTGGAGTCAATCAGCATTATTCAAGACCGCACTGCTGACGACGCTTGTCATCCTGCTTCTTCCCACAATATGGCTTAAACGGTGGCCCTTGATTCTGATCTTTTTCGATGCCGTGGGTCTAGGAGCCTATGCGATTGAAGGAGCCCTCTACGCTGTTTCAGCCCATCATGGATTGGCAACGGTCATTGTGGCAGCAACCTTGACTGGAATAGGCGGAGGCATGTTACGCGATGTCCTCGCGGGACGCAAACCTTTTGTGTTACAACATGACGAATATTATGCCATCTGGACCATTTTAGGCGGCATGGCGATTGGACTAAAATGGGTCCAAAGTCCTGTTCAACTCTATATTCTGTTGGGTTCGATTGTTAGCTTGCGTATGATATCGGTCATCTTTCACTGGCGGGTACCACACCATCTCTTCACGCAATGGAGCCGGCAAAAAAGCCAATCACCGACTCCTTAAATTCGTCGATTCGTCATGCGTTAAGAAGTTTTAATTAAATCGAGACGGTAGTTTTGGCCCTCCCAGTGTCCTGCTTCCGGCCAATAAAACGTAAATTCCACCATGTCCTGTCCTTTGAGATCGACATCGAGAAAGTACACGCCTAACCCGTTGTCCCTCATGTCCTGCATCTCGTGAGTTTTCCATTCATTTGTGGTAAAAACACACTGTGCAAATTGGGGCACAACAATCCGTAGGGTTTCATCACTGGCATAAAAGTGATGGCGCTTATGATTAAATTGCCAAAACACCATGGCAGAGTGCGTTGGATGCACCGTGTAACGCATTCTGACCACGTCCGGTAACTCAAACACGCGGCCATCCATGGCCGACCGCAGTAATTTGATATATTCCGCATGAGCCCAAACTAAAGGCATAGCGGATCCTGAAGGACGGCCAAAGTAGAGTTCTTTTTCAGGGATATCGGGTTGATCCCAAACTTGCTCGGGAATCATTCCCCCTACACTAGAGGCTCCTTCCATGGCTTTTAAATAGGGCTCGGGAGACTCTCCCAGGGCTAGCGCATAATGCCCTCTCTCTCCAGCCAATAAGGGCCACAGACGTCCTTGACCCGCACCTTGAAATGGGGATCCGTCAGGCATTTCGCCATATCCATCATGATTATACCGATGCCATAAGGGCCCATAGGGCAAATCGACCTTTAACACGGCATCATAGGCGGCTACTGAATCCACAATGTGGGGATCGCGTGGTGATTTTAGGCCGTAACGGACCAGTTCCAAAAATCCGCCGTCAATCACGGCTTCTTCCGGATATTGATTCGGTTCGCCTGGTAACACATTCTTGATGGGAACATAGCCATGTTCCACCCGACCATCGGGACTGGGCGGAACGGAGACATGAATGCGGACATAATGACGCGGAAAACGGGGATCCACTTGCCCATGCTCGGTAAAAGTCCATTTGTCAATGCGACCTTGCCAATAATCGGCCAGATGCTCACAAAATTCGGCAATATTGTCATCGCCTTGCTGACGGGCTAAATCAGCGCCCAGAACTAAGGCACTAATCGTGGCGGCTAATGTGGAGGGCGAATACCCACCATCTTCTTCCCACCGGTCTTGTTGTGTTACCGGACCCGATAGACAAATATAACGGAGAGCTTTTTTGACCATGCCGTAAACCGCCCGTTGATTTTTTATATCTTTTAATTGCCATAAATGATAGGCTAAATGAATGGGAAAAGCAGTTTCGTCAAGCTGAGATCCTGACCAATAGGGTACACCGTCCAACCAAAAATTCTGCGGCCATGATCCATCAGCCTTCTGCGTCGCAATCAGAAACAGTAATGCCTGCCATGCCGCCTCAATGTCTCCCAAGGCAATAAATGCCTGGGCGGCTTCGACCATGTCCCTTGGCCACACCAAATGGTACCCACCCATATTGCCATCCCCCGCAGCATTACCCCAGGGAATTGATAAGGATGCAATGATGCCTCCGGGAAATAATTTGCCGTGGTGAATTTTTAGAACCATGGCCGAAATGCGCTGCTCACGACTATGGGGGTCATCATAGGGTAAAAGACCACTTAAACCGCTCATATATTCACGCCACTGTTGAATATAGCGTTGTTCAATCGTGTAATAGGGATGCAATAGCGCTAAGGATGCCGTAAATTTGGCTTCTTGGATGCTCCGCCCAAAAGCCAGAGCAATCATCTGTTCGGGTTCTGTTAAATCCAGTTCTGCGGTTAATGCCACATTACCGTCTAAAGCCTCATCATAGGCTTCCAGAGTCCGCCGGTAATATAGTTGTGTCCAGCCATCGGATGCTCCCACATAACCGACACTGCACGATTTGAATTTTGCAGTCGATTGAATGCATAATGCCGTAGCTTCCCGCCAAGCCAATAATGCTGGCTCTTCACGCAAGGTGATAATTTGCGCGTTATTATGTGCTCCCTGATTGCCAATATGGGGTGCGACTAACAAAAAAACTCGAAAGTCTTCAATCGATCCGTGGAGAACTTCAAAGCGAAACTGTTGAATAACGACATTGCCGTCGGGCCATGTGACAATTCGTTTGATAATCCGAAACGTGCCTTGAGGATCGGTATTAATGAGTTCAAAAGCGGGCGCATCAGGATCTATATAATGAAAATCGTGCCGCAAATCCCGTTTTTCTTCCAGAAACCGGCCATCACGAGTGAGGACAAGAAATTGCGCGTCGCGGGTATTGGCCTGATCCATCCGAGGAAAATAGATTTCATTTAAAATTCCATGCGATAAGGTAAACCATACGCGCGAGGTTCCGGCAATGGATGTGCCGACCGCCATTTTATCACTACTGGTCCACCGGGGTTCGAGTCCTGGTGCTCCGGGTGCCTGCATCAAATCCCCTCCCTACCTTTGTTGTACGAACAAAGAAACTGCCTCAATGTCTTGTTTCTTTTCATTATGCATGAGTACCACAACGAAAAGGTTGGTCTATCAGGATTAAAAGCCGTGAAATTTTTGCAATGGGCTGAGGGCTGTACCCTGATCCCGTTTTGTCGACAGTTGAATCCACCCTCATCGGCCGACGTTCATTTTGGGATTTCCGCCATCCAAAGAGGATTATCGATGATGACCCCATCAATCCCATGATGAATCCATTCAGTCATGACCTGAGCGTTTTGAAGATTCCATACGGCGAGACGATAGCCGGCCTGGTGATAACGGTTTAGCGATTCCAGATTTAAAAACGGTGCCGCAACGTGAACGGCATCGACATGCACGAGGCTTGCAAACTCTTCTGGATCCGGCAACCAACTCGCCCACAGGGCAGCGCGCGAAATATGTGGCAAACGTTTTTCTAAAAGCGTTAATAAGGTTCCACTAAATGATGAAAAAAGAATGCGATTTTTCCAATGATCATGCTCCATGATAGGAACTAAACGATCTACAAAAAGGGCATCCAACGGCCCTTGTTCTTTCAGCTCTAAATTCATGAATAATCCCTGGGGCAATTGGGCCAAATCTTCGAGGCGGTTCATCCTGCCTTGAGTCAGTACCTGTATCTCTAACCAGTCGAGATCTTTAATCAATATGGGCTGCCCATCTACTCCCCGCAATGCTGCATCATGAGCCAAGACAATGGTACCATCTCGAGCCATTTGCAAATCGCATTCAATCCCGTGAGCGCCAGCATGGTACGCGTCGAAAAATGCCGGCAGACTATTCTCCGGATACCGGGCCGCGTAACCGCGATGTGCCCATATCAATGGTTTCATTTGTTTATAACCCCAAAACATGTCCGCATGCTCCTTCAATGACAAAATCACGAGACAACATGAGACTTTGGCCGCTACATTCTAAAGATTTAAATCTCATTTCACTATAGCAAAAGCGATCGCAGTCTGCGGCTTAGATCTATGGAGAACATGGTTGGAAAACCGCGTAAATGTCATGGCGAAATAGGACTAATATCTGGAGGAAATTCGAAAAAATTGTCGAATATGTATAATTATTCTTTGTTAATTGCATAGCTGAAGTTAGATTAAATCTATCCCCATTCTTATCAAAGGTTATTGTGATTGTTGACTAGAATCATCTGCATGAACATTCAGGAGGCTGATGAAAATTGTCCCCACGTAAATCTCTTATTCTAACCTCAAGTCTCGTGCTATCCCTAATCTCGGCGGGATGCGGAAATCAGACATCGGCTCCAACCAAGACCGTCGTCAAAGGAGGGACGGCCGTCATTGCCTTAGCCCCACAAACATCGCCCAACTGGTTCTTCCCCATACGTGCAGTGGGATTTGGCTCGGATGTCAATATGCAGGTCGAGAATTTGATGTACAAACCGTTGTTGGATATTACCCCAACAGATGGGATTGATTTCGCTCATTCTCTTGTCTCGAGTATTACAGTATCTCATAATGATACCGTTTTTACTCTGCACCTGAGTTCACGCTACCGTTGGTCAAATAATCAACCTATTACAGCGCAGGATGTGTTATTTGCCTGGAATCTTATCCAAACAACGAGTTCATCCAATCCCCATTTACCGTGGAGCCACGCCGGTAGTGGTGTTGGCGGAATTCCGGAATTGTGGAAAAACGTTTCCGCTATCAATCCAACAACCGTTCAAATTACGCTAAAATCTTCTGTCAATCCGATTTGGTTTGAACATAATGGTTTAGCCCAGATTACTCCCCTGCCGGTTGCCGTATGGGATAAATATCCTCATAACATCATCAAGGAATTGGCCTACATCAAATCGGTCGCCAATTCTCCAGGGGCTGAGCCCTATCACGTGGTCGATGGGCCTTATCAGTTTGCCAGTATGGAGCCCAATAATAACTGGACATTTATTCCCAATCCCCATTATGGAGGACACAAATCATCACTGGCTAAAGTGATTTTCCAATATGAAACCTCACCGCAGGCTGAATTTGAAGGGCTAAAAACCGGGACGATTACGGTCGGATATCTCCCCGCTTCATTATGGAACTCACGAACTCAACTGCACAATGACACCTTAACCACAGCGTATTTATTTGGCTTTAATTACTTGCAACCCAACTTAAATCCCGAGGCTCCAGGAGGCCTTGGAAAAGCTTTTGACTCCCGCTATGTGCGAGAAGCCTTACAAATGGGAATCAACCAACCCGGGATTATTTCCACGTTTTATCATGGTTATGGTGTGGTAGAAGATAGTCCCATCCCCTCCGAGCCGCCCACGCATTTTTACGATAGTCAATTAAAGTCGCCACTCTATCCCTACAATCCTCAAGCTGGAAAACAATTGCTAGAAAAACATGGGTGGCACATGGTCAACGGTGTCATGACCAAAGGATCGACTCGCCTGGCATTTACTTTGACATATGTGAGTGGCAGCAACACGGTTAGTGATATTGCGCAGTTACTAAAAAGCAGCTGGGCCAAAGAAGGAATCGCGGTCACCTTGCAGTCACAGCCGTTCGACCAAATCATTGCCCAAGCCAACCAAAGCGATCCCAGTAAATGGAACATGGTTTGGTGGGGAGGGGGATGGACATATGAGCCAGACTTTTATCCCACCGGTGGAGGCTTGTTCAAAACAGGTGCCGGTGCCAATTTTGGTGGATATCATAGCTCCGTGATGGATCAATTAATCACCAAAACCTATGAACCCGGAACACCTCATCAAATCCAACAACGTCTCGATGCTTACCAAAAATGGGCCGCCCAGGATTTGCCCGTGTTGTGGATGCCGTGGACGCCATCTTTTAATGTGCATGCCAACACCTTGCATGGCTCCGTCAAAACCTTTAATCCGGTCTCAGATCTGTATTCTCCCAATTATTGGACTCTGTCTCCGTCGTAAAATCATTCCCCGAAGACGGTCGCAAAACGCCTGTCTTCGGGGCTATCTGCTGGCTTATCACGCATCTTACGAATAGACAAAATTTTTCCTCTAATATTCGTTATACTCGTATCAAAAAGGAGTCTTACGCATGCACTCCCTTATTCATCGCCATAACTTATATGATCTTCTCCATCGGTCCGCTGCCCGTTATCCCGAAAAAATCGCGGTGATTAGCCC is a window encoding:
- a CDS encoding peptide ABC transporter substrate-binding protein, coding for MSPRKSLILTSSLVLSLISAGCGNQTSAPTKTVVKGGTAVIALAPQTSPNWFFPIRAVGFGSDVNMQVENLMYKPLLDITPTDGIDFAHSLVSSITVSHNDTVFTLHLSSRYRWSNNQPITAQDVLFAWNLIQTTSSSNPHLPWSHAGSGVGGIPELWKNVSAINPTTVQITLKSSVNPIWFEHNGLAQITPLPVAVWDKYPHNIIKELAYIKSVANSPGAEPYHVVDGPYQFASMEPNNNWTFIPNPHYGGHKSSLAKVIFQYETSPQAEFEGLKTGTITVGYLPASLWNSRTQLHNDTLTTAYLFGFNYLQPNLNPEAPGGLGKAFDSRYVREALQMGINQPGIISTFYHGYGVVEDSPIPSEPPTHFYDSQLKSPLYPYNPQAGKQLLEKHGWHMVNGVMTKGSTRLAFTLTYVSGSNTVSDIAQLLKSSWAKEGIAVTLQSQPFDQIIAQANQSDPSKWNMVWWGGGWTYEPDFYPTGGGLFKTGAGANFGGYHSSVMDQLITKTYEPGTPHQIQQRLDAYQKWAAQDLPVLWMPWTPSFNVHANTLHGSVKTFNPVSDLYSPNYWTLSPS
- a CDS encoding trimeric intracellular cation channel family protein, which produces MWDILNILGTMAFAISGALVAIEENYDIFGIFVLSFITAFGGGAIRNLLIGLPLQLLWSQSALFKTALLTTLVILLLPTIWLKRWPLILIFFDAVGLGAYAIEGALYAVSAHHGLATVIVAATLTGIGGGMLRDVLAGRKPFVLQHDEYYAIWTILGGMAIGLKWVQSPVQLYILLGSIVSLRMISVIFHWRVPHHLFTQWSRQKSQSPTP
- a CDS encoding helix-turn-helix domain-containing protein — its product is MCTKSHTDSPEFKQQIVQEAQDTQNAPWVARRHQLSPSMVRRWVHEAVKSAHHPHRFNLQYLDNSPARMTFHMFHAAIATPPGLSARQPLHHLRTRDPLRHPDHHPVRRHGREEIAVEKLI
- a CDS encoding restriction endonuclease — its product is MAQLTQRRIGEIMRAVFDVLAENPDGLPAREVLAQVEQRLPLTDFEKSTYPKRPHIRRFEKVVRFATIAPVKAGWLIKDKGQWILTDAGRSAYHRFTDPVALKREANRLYKQWHATLTGDDSNGESTETDQDMPDPSSIVEEAEETAWAQIKDYLRHLNPFDFQNLVAALLRSMGYFVEWIAPPGPDGGIDIVAHTDPLGAKGPRILVQVKHRDNKATVEELRSFLAILGDSDVGLFVSTEGFTAEAEKVGRSQERRRIMLLNLERLFDLWVQHYPEIPDTDRKLLPLRPIYYLVP
- a CDS encoding glycoside hydrolase family 15 protein; the encoded protein is MQAPGAPGLEPRWTSSDKMAVGTSIAGTSRVWFTLSHGILNEIYFPRMDQANTRDAQFLVLTRDGRFLEEKRDLRHDFHYIDPDAPAFELINTDPQGTFRIIKRIVTWPDGNVVIQQFRFEVLHGSIEDFRVFLLVAPHIGNQGAHNNAQIITLREEPALLAWREATALCIQSTAKFKSCSVGYVGASDGWTQLYYRRTLEAYDEALDGNVALTAELDLTEPEQMIALAFGRSIQEAKFTASLALLHPYYTIEQRYIQQWREYMSGLSGLLPYDDPHSREQRISAMVLKIHHGKLFPGGIIASLSIPWGNAAGDGNMGGYHLVWPRDMVEAAQAFIALGDIEAAWQALLFLIATQKADGSWPQNFWLDGVPYWSGSQLDETAFPIHLAYHLWQLKDIKNQRAVYGMVKKALRYICLSGPVTQQDRWEEDGGYSPSTLAATISALVLGADLARQQGDDNIAEFCEHLADYWQGRIDKWTFTEHGQVDPRFPRHYVRIHVSVPPSPDGRVEHGYVPIKNVLPGEPNQYPEEAVIDGGFLELVRYGLKSPRDPHIVDSVAAYDAVLKVDLPYGPLWHRYNHDGYGEMPDGSPFQGAGQGRLWPLLAGERGHYALALGESPEPYLKAMEGASSVGGMIPEQVWDQPDIPEKELYFGRPSGSAMPLVWAHAEYIKLLRSAMDGRVFELPDVVRMRYTVHPTHSAMVFWQFNHKRHHFYASDETLRIVVPQFAQCVFTTNEWKTHEMQDMRDNGLGVYFLDVDLKGQDMVEFTFYWPEAGHWEGQNYRLDLIKTS
- a CDS encoding ketopantoate reductase family protein, yielding MMTVLIIGAGALGTYFGGKLIQEGVPVTFLVRSGRYQQIQNDGLVVRSVHGDFRLNPPILQHISPTTHYDVVFLTVKSYHLPNLWDTLDQLVSQGSVIIPFLNGVAHMDELLTRYGPEHVLGGICYTEATLLPSGVVEQTSPMQELVVGSVSGKIPGVVGSLREAFARQGVQFTESQSIMTDMWIKYIFLVVFSAATTVFRSSIGDILADEQSASWLSYALEETITVAKSLNVALPEHVYSRIWNRIQSLPLSMTSSMFKDSQRGYPLEVEHLQGYLARQAWTHHVQIPRMETAYWALRPLALGQNIAKMA
- a CDS encoding TMEM165/GDT1 family protein: MDWKVMLSTFGLIFFAELGDKTQLSVMTLSAQSNSALSVFIGAALALSFSALLGVIFGEAVTKLIPAQYIHFGAGAAFVILGFLLMTGKL
- a CDS encoding glycerophosphodiester phosphodiesterase is translated as MFWGYKQMKPLIWAHRGYAARYPENSLPAFFDAYHAGAHGIECDLQMARDGTIVLAHDAALRGVDGQPILIKDLDWLEIQVLTQGRMNRLEDLAQLPQGLFMNLELKEQGPLDALFVDRLVPIMEHDHWKNRILFSSFSGTLLTLLEKRLPHISRAALWASWLPDPEEFASLVHVDAVHVAAPFLNLESLNRYHQAGYRLAVWNLQNAQVMTEWIHHGIDGVIIDNPLWMAEIPK